One genomic region from Salvia hispanica cultivar TCC Black 2014 chromosome 2, UniMelb_Shisp_WGS_1.0, whole genome shotgun sequence encodes:
- the LOC125204101 gene encoding elongation factor 1-gamma-like has translation MALVLHSTANKNANKTLIVSEFNGVKVELAKDFQMGVTNKTPEFIKMNPIGKIPVLETPDGPIFESNAIARYVARLNPDNNLFGSSSIEYGQIEQWIDFSTNEIDAHIAAWHYPRLGIRPHLPPAEEAAIASLKRGLTALNTHLASNTYLVGHGVTLADIITMSILANGIKAILIKSFTSEFPHVERYFWTLVNQPKFKKVLGDIEQAKSVPPVSTKKHGQPKEAAKPKPEPKKEAKKEEPKAVVEEEEAPKPKAKNPLDLLPPSKMVLDDWKRLYSNTKTNFREVAIKGFWDMYDPEGYSLWFCDYKYNDENMVSFVTMNKVGGFLQRMDLARKYAFGKMLIIGAEPPFKVKGLWLFRGPEIPQFVMDECYDMELFEWRKVDISDEAQKERVSQMIEDAEPFEGEPLLDAKCFK, from the exons ATGGCTCTG GTTTTGCATTCTACAGCAAACAAAAATGCAAACAAGACACTTATTGTGTCTGAGTTCAATGGTGTAAAGGTCGAACTAGCTAAGGATTTTCAGATGGGTGTCACAAATAAGACACCAGAATTCATCAAGATGAATCCCATTGGAAAG ATTCCTGTTCTTGAAACACCTGATGGCCCGATATTTGAGAGCAATGCTATTGCACGCTATG TGGCTCGGTTAAACCCCGACAACAACCTGTTTGGCTCTTCCTCTATTGAATAC GGTCAAATTGAGCAATGGATTGATTTTTCTACTAATGAGATTGATGCTCATATAGCGGCTTGGCACTACCCCAGACTTGGTATCCGTCCACATCTTCCTCCG GCCGAGGAGGCTGCAATTGCTTCTCTGAAGAGAGGCTTGACAGCTTTGAACACCCATCTTGCGTCTAACACCTACTTGGTTGGACATGGTGTCACTCTAGCTGATATCATCACAATGTCTATTCTGGCTAATGGAATCAAGGCAATCTTGATAAAGAGCTTCACCTCAGAGTTCCCACATGTCGAGAGGTACTTTTGGACCTTGGTTAACCAGCCAAAGTTCAAGAAAGTGTTGGGTGACATCGAACAAGCCAAATCTGTTCCACCTGTTTCAACCAAGAAACATGGACAGCCCAAAGAAGCTGCGAAACCTAAGCCAGAACCAAAGAAGGAGGCCAAGAAAGAAGAACCCAAGGCTGTagtggaggaagaagaagcacCTAAGCCAAAGGCGAAAAATCCCTTGGATCTCTTACCTCCTAGTAAGATGGTTCTTGATGACTGGAAGAGACTATACTCTAATACAAAAACGAACTTCCGTGAGGTTGCTATCAAAG GTTTCTGGGACATGTACGACCCAGAAGGATACTCCCTTTGGTTCTGTGACTACAAATACAACGATGAAAACATGGTATCTTTCGTCACCATGAACAAAGTGGGAGGTTTTCTGCAGCGCATGGACTTGGCCCGGAAGTATGCTTTTGGAAAGATGTTGATCATTGGTGCAGAGCCTCCATTTAAGGTGAAGGGTTTGTGGCTGTTCCGGGGGCCTGAGATTCCTCAGTTTGTTATGGATGAGTGCTACGACATGGAGCTTTTCGAGTGGAGGAAGGTTGATATCAGCGATGAGGCACAGAAAGAGCGCGTGAGCCAAATGATTGAAGATGCTGAGCCATTCGAGGGCGAGCCTTTGTTGGATGCCAAGTGCTTCAAGTGA
- the LOC125204102 gene encoding putative 12-oxophytodienoate reductase 11: MGSTSTTAFSLLPKFQRKILICKNMGNTAEEKPQIPLLTPYKMGNFQLSHRVVLAPLTRQRSFKNVPQPHAVLYYSQRASKGGLMLSEATGVSDTAQGYPETPGIWTKEQVEAWKPIVDAVHAKGAVFFCQIWHVGRVSNTGFQPNGQAPISSTDKALTPQIRSNGIDVARFSPPRRLTTEEIPQIINDFRIAARNAIEAGFDGIELHGAHGYLIDQFLKDGVNDRTDQYGGSLENRCRFAREIVEAVIAEVGADRVGIRLSPFANYMESGDSDPITLGLHLAETLSRYGILYCHMVEPRMKTVGEKSECPHSLVPMRRAFKGTFIVAGGYDREDGNKAVEEDRADLVAFGRHFLANPDLPKRFEVNAPLNKYDRDTFYTPDPVVGYTDYPFLDETV, encoded by the exons ATGGGCAGCACTTCAACCACTGCATTTTCACTTCTTCCCAAATTTCAGCGAAAAATTTTGATCTGCAAAAACATGGGAAACACAGCTGAAGAGAAGCCGCAAATTCCACTTCTCACACCTTACAAAATGGGAAATTTTCAGCTCTCTCATAG AGTTGTTCTGGCACCACTGACAAGGCAGCGGTCTTTCAAGAACGTGCCTCAGCCCCATGCCGTGTTGTATTACTCTCAGAGAGCAAGCAAAGGCGGGTTAATGCTGAGCGAAGCAACCGGAGTTTCTGATACTGCACAAGG ATACCCTGAGACTCCGGGGATCTGGACAAAGGAGCAAGTGGAGGCGTGGAAGCCCATTGTAGACGCAGTTCATGCCAAAGGTGCAGTCTTCTTTTGCCAGATTTGGCATGTAGGCAGGGTTTCAAACACAG GGTTTCAGCCAAACGGGCAAGCTCCGATATCGTCCACGGACAAAGCACTAACTCCACAAATCCGGTCTAATGGCATTGATGTTGCTCGATTCTCGCCTCCACGTCGCCTCACAACCGAAGAAATCCCACAAATTATCAATGACTTCAGAATTGCTGCAAGGAATGCTATAGAAGCCG GTTTCGATGGAATTGAGTTGCACGGCGCTCACGGCTATCTCATAGACCAGTTCTTGAAAGACGGGGTGAACGACCGGACGGATCAATACGGAGGGTCTCTCGAGAACAGGTGTCGTTTCGCTCGTGAGATCGTCGAGGCTGTGATAGCAGAGGTAGGGGCCGACAGGGTCGGCATCCGGCTCTCGCCCTTTGCAAACTACATGGAGTCCGGGGACTCAGATCCTATCACTCTCGGCCTTCACCTGGCAGAGACGCTAAGCAGATACGGGATTCTGTACTGCCACATGGTCGAGCCGAGGATGAAAACCGTGGGCGAGAAATCCGAGTGCCCGCACAGCCTTGTCCCGATGAGACGGGCGTTTAAAGGAACCTTTATTGTCGCAGGTGGCTACGACAGGGAAGATGGGAACAAGGCCGTGGAGGAGGATCGCGCTGATCTCGTTGCGTTCGGACGCCATTTCTTGGCTAACCCTGATCTGCCTAAGAGGTTTGAGGTGAATGCTCCTTTGAATAAATATGATAGGGACACTTTCTATACACCTGACCCTGTTGTAGGCTATACTGATTATCCATTTCTTGATGAAACTGTTTGA